GACGCCAAGATGTTCATAACCCCATAATTTACCAGTGCGCCCCATCCCGACTTGCACTTCATCGAAAATCAGCAACACCCCAGTTTCATCACAAATCTGCCGCAACCTTTGGAAATAGGCTACATCTCCCGGACGGACGCCCCCTTCTCCCTGCAAAGGTTCTAACAGAATCGCCGCTACCCGATAATCGCCTTCATCCAACTCGCTAATCGCCGTTTCCACTGCGCCAATATCGTTGTAAGGTACGTAGTGGAACCCCGGAACCAAGGGATCAAAGTATTTTTGATACTTCGGTTGTCCTGTGGCAGTCACCGTTGCCAAAGTTCGTCCGTGGAAACTGGCATGAGCGGTTAAAATAATGGGTTGTTCAATGTCTAATACTGTATGGGCATATTTCCGCGCCAGTTTAATAGCAGCTTCGTTGGCTTCAGCCCCAGAGTTGCAGAAAAATACGCGATCGGCACAGGAATGTTGAATAATCCATTTAGCCAATTCCCCTTGTTCGGGAATGTAGTACAAATTAGAAACGTGATGCAGCTTCTGGATTTGGCCTATCACCGCTGCTACCATAGCTGGGTGGGCATGTCCTAAAGTACAAGTGGCAATTCCAGCCACAAAGTCTAGATATTCCCGCCCCTGTGTATCCCAAACCCGGCTTCCTGCACCCCGTTCTAGGGCTAGGGGAAACCGGCCATAGGTGGACATTACAGCTGCATCAAAGCTAACTGTATCAAAGGGGCTAGATGCCGCAGAATCTGACTTTGGGGGGATCGTGGCTTCTCCAACTAGAGTTTGTCTGCTCACTACCGCTCCTCCTGATAATTCTTGATCATATAGTTATTTATCTAGTGTCCTAGAAATTCTTCAAAAAGGTTGATGATTTTTTACAACTAACATTTTTTTGAGATCAACCCTCAGATATCCTGTCCCTGGTGAAACAATATTTTCTACTCAATGTTTGAGCAAAAATATCAACGTATCCAAAAAGAGTTAATGGTAGGAGCGATCGCCCTTGGTGGTGTGTTCTTGATTGGCACTTTGTGGTACTGGTTAGTGGAGGGCTGGCCATGGCAAGATGCAGCTTACATGACCGTCATCACTTTAGCTACTGTAGGATATGGAGAGATACACCCACTGGGCAACCGAGGACGGTTGTTTACGATCGCCTTGATTTTGATGGGTGTAATCAACATCGGTTACATTGTCAATAGATTTACAGAAGCTGTTATTCAAGGTTACTTCCAAGAAGGAATTCGACTACGGCAACAAAGGCGCATCATGGAATCCTTATCAGGGCATTATATCATCTGTGGATTTAGTCGGACCGGTCGTCAAATTGCCAAAGAATTTCGCGCAGAAGGTGTTCCTTTTGTTGTGATTGATTCTGAGGTGGAATCTGTGCAACGATCCCAAATTGAGGGTTATGTAGTATACCAGGGTGATGCAACGCTAGATGAATCACTTTTAGCTGTAGGTATTGAACGGGCAACTTGCATCGTGGCAGCCTTGCCTTCTGATGCTGAAAATTTATATACAGTTTTATCCGCAAAAACATTGAATCCGGGAATTCGGGCGATCGCTCGCGCCAGCACAGAAGAAGCATTGCAAAAGCTACAACGCGGCGGTGCAGATGCTGTAATTTCTCCCTATATTACTGGTGGTAAAAGAATGGCTGCGGCCGCCCTCAGACCCCAGGTTTTGGATTTTGTCGATGGTATTCTCACCGGTGCAGACCGCCAGTTGTATATGGAAGAGTTTTTGCTCGATCCAGCATTTTGTCCCTTTGTCGGTCAATCTCTCCAAAAAGCCAAACTGCGATCGCAATCTGGGGCTTTAGTTCTCGCCATTCGCCGCGCCGATGGTACCCTCATTGGCGGACCCACTGGCGATACCGTTTTAATGCGGGGAGATACACTTATCTGTATGGGTACAGCAGATCAGCTGCGTAGTCTCAACCAGATTTTAGGGCCAATTAGTTCCAAGCCACTACGGCGACCAAAGAAAGGATGATAGGCGGACTGGGGACTGGGGACTGGGGACTGGGGATTGAGGACTGGGGACTGGATTAATTTACTCTTGACTCCTTACTCATTACTCATTACTCCTTACTCATTACTCATTACTCATTACTCCTAACTCCTAACTCCTAACTCCTAACTCCTAACTCCTAACTCTTTCCACCCATGCATAGGTGCTATACATTTGGTGATTTCTTCGATCAAGATTGGGGGAGCTTCTGATAACAAAATGCTAGGATAAACGGCTGTACCCCAGTCAGGATGTACTAGAACAGAACATTTGTTGTGAATTACTGGGTACTTGAGTAAAGCTTTGACAACTGCTGTGTCGTCGTGGGGAACTGTTCCGGGATGGGAGAGTAAGGGATAGCCAGTCCGGGGATCGATGAGGTCTGTTACATAACCGCGATCGCGCAAATTAAATGCTAAATCACAGCCAAACCTCATAAACTTTTCTCGTAAGCGTTCTTTCTCAATCTCGATGAATGCAGTAGATTCTACTAGTGGATATTGCGATTGTTGTAAAACAATCACTACCCATAAAAAAGGTTGCTGTTTCCAATCGGGTAATATCCGTTCGCAGTTGGCACAGATATACTGACTGGGGGAATGAATTGAAATCTGAATGGCTTGTCCCGTTTTGCCAACTAAATTAATGGGACAGCTCTGCTCCGAAATGTAAACTGGGGAATAGTTCACTATATTTATTTTGTTTTTGCAAGTTTTTTATTTTAATCCTTGGTATCGATGATAACTCTGAATAGTTCAGAAATATCATCAAGATTCTTTGACATACTCCCCGCCCTAAAAGGGCGGAGATTCTGGAGTCAAACAGCAATTGCTGGCTCTTGCCAGTCTAACATCACCTAACCCAATGGTTGATGCCCCAACCATTTGAATATTTCTCGCGGCGTTTTCATCACGTCCATTAATTGATTGACAAGATGGACAACGCCACTGTCTTATGGATAAATCTAGATTCTCTAAAATATGCCCACAATGAGAACAAGTTTTACTAGATGGATACCATTGATCTATATAAACAAGTTGTTTGTTTTTCTTTTTAGTTACCCATGACAATATTTGGAGAAATTCTCCAAAAGCCACGTCTGATATTTTTCTACCCCAAAGACGTTGCATACCTTTGAGGTTTAGGGTTTCAAAACATAAAACATCAAACTTGTCTGTCAATTCATGAGCTAATTTCCAGAACCAATCACGTCGGCGGTTACAAACATTTTCATGTTGACGAACTAAATTTTTTCTAGCTCTTTCACGATTATTTGACCGTTTTACCTTTTTGGAGTGGTTTTTACTAGCTTTCTTAATAGCATTCAGAGATTGCTTGAGAAATTGTGGAGAATCAATTAAAGTTCCATCAGAGCAAGTTAGAAATGTCTTCAATCCGAAATCAAACCCCGCTATTTTACCAGTCGTTGATTTAATTTCTGGTTCTAACTCATTATCAACTACAATCACCATAAATAACTCACCTAGTGCAGTGCGTTTAATGGTTAATGTTTTGATTTTGCCCTCTACCTCTCTAGATTTCCAAAATTGATAAACTCGATTGGCAATTTTAATTCTATTCCCACTTAAAAGTTTATAACCTGCTTGTTTAAGAGTGAATGATTTGTATTTTTTAACCTTTTTAAAATTCGGTGGTCTGACTCCTTTCTTATTATGTTTAAAAAATAATTGGTAGGCTTTCTCTATGCGTTGACAGATATCTTGCACTGCTTGAGAACCTATTGATTGCCAAAATTGATGCCGGTTTCTTAATTTGGCAATATGAGACTGGAGTTTTGCACAGTTTAAGTGTTTGCCCCACATGCGATAGTACCGTTTATGTAGAGCAATACAATGGTTATAGATCACCCCGGCGGCGTTGATCATCCGTTTCAGGTGTCTATTCCTTTTGTGTTCGTACAGCTTAAACTTTAGTGTAATCATGGCAATATTATATCAAAGTCGCCCTTCTAGGGCGAGGCTTTAAACCCATTTCTTTGGTAATAAGTTTGGTTTGTTTGTAAAAGTTGTGAATGTTTGTTAAATTTTAATCTAATTTTTAGGTTTTATTAACCTATTCTGATAATTTTAGGGTGCGTCAGACTGAAAATATTGAAAACGACATCAGTTGTCCTTACTCAGACTCAATTGAAAACAACTCAGTTGTCCTTACTCAGACGCACCCGAAAAATTATCAAGTCTAGGCGTAGGGTGCGTCAGAGCGAAAATATTGAAAACAACATCAGTTGTCCTTGCTCAGACGCACCCGAAAAATTATCAGGCCTAGGCGTAGGGTGCGTCAGAGCGAAAATATTGAAAACAACATCAGTTGTCCTTACTCAGACGCACCCGAAAAATACGAAACGTAAATATTCCCCAAACCCTTACCAATGAGAAAGGAGAAATGACGACGAAAGCCAGTAAGCTTCAATAGACGACCGACTTAATCAAGTTTTAAAGCATTAACGGGAACTTCATCCCAAGAATCGACTATTCGTAATCGGGCTATCCAACCTGATCTCTTTTGGTTCTCACTCAAATTTTTCTCAAAGGATTGATGACAGTCGTTAGCTTGAGACTCATTACAACAAGCAATACAAGCATGAATCATACCAGACGGATCAATTTGCTCGTTTACCCAAATAGTCATGACTTATCCTCTCGATAACTGTAGCTAAAAAAGCGATGGTCATTTTAGAATACTATATTTGATATCCTAATTTTGCGTAGATGAACTTTAACCACAAGCTTGCCTTTTGAAGATTGAATTGTTTTTCGCTACCTACTTGTAGGGCGTACAACACGAATTAACTTACCTGTCAATGGTTCTTCTGGATTAATTGCTTCATTAATTCGAGTTGCCATTCGAGACCTATCAGTATCATTTGTACAAACAATAATACTTAAATGTTCGGGTGAACTTTTATGAAGTTTGATAAAATCTTGACGATTTAGTGTTATGACAGTCCGATTATCGCTGATTGCAAAGGCTAATACCTCGTCATCGGGAATACCTAAATTTGCCTTACCAGCTTCCTGTACAGTTAAAACATTGTGTCCCATTGTTCGTAACAGTTCACTCACTTTCCGTGGGAACATTTCATCCGCATATAAACGCGCCATGATTTAAGCAGCCTCATTAGCACGAATAGCAGCTTCAATTTCTTCAGGATAAGCATCATATCCAAGCATTAACTAAATCAGCTGCGCTAATATGAGGATAATCTTGTAAAAGTTGGACTTCAGTAATTCCCAGGCGACATGCTTCAACTAATAGCCAAATCGCAATACGAGTTCCCGCAATGCAAGCTTCTCCACCACAAACACCGGGTGTTTTAGTGATACCTTTTGCTCCAATGTTGATAGTTTTAGTTAGGCTTTGGAGAATTGCGGCTTTTTCTGTTGGCAGTAATGCTAGGATTTGATTTTCTAGTTCTTGGAGAGTCATAGAGTAACTAGCTCAATTTGGATTGTATTGTATTTATTTATATTTTAGGGGCTATTTCATGGTACAATTATAGGTTTTATGGACAAGGGCTGGATGTCCAGCCCACAAGATGGAATAATTGATTTCTTGGTAATCCCTTAGTTATGGTTTTTGGGTGGCGATCGCTAATTTTGCTCCCTGTACTTGACGTAAGCGGTCCATAACTGCTACCACCTGACCATGATTAACTCGCTCATCGGCGTTAATAATCACTAACCCCTCAGCGTTGGCGCCAATCAATCCACGTACTTGATTCGCCAAACCATCGAGGGGAACTGGTTTACGGTTTAAGCTGATGTTTCCTGTGGCGTCTACCGTGACGGTAATTGGCTCAGTTGATCTTTGTTGTTGTTGTTGTGCTGACGCAGCTTTGGGTAAATTAACAGGTAAACCTTCTGAGCGAGTTAAATACAAGGTTGACATAATAAAAAAGGTCAAAATCGCAAAGATGACATCAATCATCGGGACGATATTAATTTGAGCGGGAATATCTGGTTCATCTGGTAGGCGCATAGGATTTATCCCCCCTTTCATAACGACGACGGTAGAGTAATTCTAACTGTCCACCATATTCTTGAATCCAGGCTATTTGACGCTGATAAAGTCCCCGAAAGCTATTAGCAAAAAATAGGGTAAAAATAGCTACGACTAATCCTGATGCTGTAGATACCAAAGCTTCACTAATCCCAGATGTCACCCCTGCAGTTTTACTACCTCCCACATCACCAATATTCAAAGACGCAAAGGAGGTAATTAATCCTAAGACAGTACCCAACAGACCTAATAGGGGTGCTAGACCGATGATGGTGTCGAAAATATTTTGGAAGCGTTTGAGCAATGGAATTTCAGCTTGGGCTTCGCTTTCTAATGCCAAGCGAAATTCTTCTGGTGTTGCTTCTTCTAATTCTAAGGCAGCGAGAAAAATCCTAGCCATTGGTAAATCAGTATTTTTTTGTAATTTATCCAAAGCGCCAACTACATTATCGAGGCGATAAAGCTGTAACACTTCTCGCACCACGCGATTTTGTCGATTATTTATTTTTACCCAAAATGTAATCCGTTCAATAATCAACGCCACAGCCAACACCGAAAATCCCAGCAATGGCCACATGACCAGGCCACCGGCCGTAAATAAATTACTAATTTCCATCTACTGTTTAATAACTCCTCAACAATGCTAGGTTAACAGATTGTTGTTTTGGCAAAGCTAATCTAAATTCTCCAAGAGATTACTGTGAGTCAATATATAAGTCAATCTGTGACGACAAGTCAAAGTCAAGAATCTCACAAAAAATTATTCTCTGCTACCGGCGAAAAAAGTTGGAGGTAGGGGATACAAAAAAGAAAAAAGTAGGAGTCTCCCCCCCTACTTTCCTACTAGCGTGCCAGTATTTTGTGATAATTTATACTTGTGTATGAGTTTCAAGCAATATTTTTGTGCTTTTCAATGATATAGTAATCATATTTGATTTCTGAAAAAATATCAGTATCTGTAGGCTAGGCAATGCCCACCCTACGTATATTTCAAAAATCAAATATTAGTCCTGTAAATGAGCATTATGCACATTTAAACCGGATGTTGTCCATAATAAGGTAAAGCCTCTGACCAATGAGGACGCTTACCTTGTTGCCAATCCAGATGAGCTAATTCCAAAATACTTGTTACTGTCGCGGCTAATCCTGATTTGGCTTCAATTAGCTGATAACTAGTCTGCCAATTAGCTAAAGTTTCTTGCCATGCTTCTGGTGTGAATACTGTATCTGGCAATAAAGCGGTTAGTCCAGACCCATCAGGGGTAGGTTGATAAATCGCAGCAAAAACCTGACCCCGTTGAGCTGGCATTTCCACCGCAATTACATTATTCATAGTAGAGTCTTTGTTCTCAATTCTCAGTTTTTGCGTCCAAGCTACCGCCCCCATTGTAGAAACAGCAAATACAGGAATATCTAACTGTTGCCCTAAAGTGCGCGCGAGAACAACCCCAATGCGATTCCCCGTAAAACCGCCAGGCCCTTTAGCTACCGCCAGAAATGCCAAATCTGACCAGGTTTGCGGTTGGATAAATTCAATTAAGTATTGATGTATTTGGCTCGATAAATCACGCCCCAAATTCCAAACGTTACTGCGAGTTTCGCCAGCAAAGTTACTAATTGCCAAACCCAATTCTGGAGTGGTGGTGTGCAGTGCCAAAGCAAATTTTGTTGCTTCCAGATTTTTTAGTCTAGTTGTCAAAGTTATTTCCAGTCTATATCTTAACAAGCGGCAAGCGTCAACGAGAAAAATTGCTGATGCACATGTAGTATAGTAGATTTTTGTCTATTCACATCTTGCACCACTTATTAAATAATGTAATCTTTGTAGGGTTGGTATTGCGAAACGATGGCGAAAATACTGCTTTCGAGACCGGTAGACATTACCCACTTTACAATGATTGCAATTGGTGCAAGATATTAGTGTATCAAATAAGTTCCCGTCATGAAAAAAAACTTCATCAGATTATTAGTCAGCGGAGTAGTTGTCAGTTTAGGAATGTCGCCATTGTTAGCTCAAGCACAACAGCAGGTGTCTGACGCCCAAGTTGGGGCTTTGGTAGAAGCATTGCGATTGGCTGCACCTAAAACTAATGTGGTCAACGATGGATTGTACAGTGAATGGCAGGTCAAACCAGAAACTCTCAAAGGCTGGTCAAAATTTTGTTTAAAGAAAGAACTCACACCAGCGCAGTTTGAAAACAACCCCGCGACAGCACGCCAAGTGGTATCCTGCATTACGCGCCGCGAGTTAAACAAGCAGTATAGTGCCAACAAAAATAATGAAATTGCGGCTGTGCGTGGGGTAGGTTGTTGGTGGATGACTGGCAGTTATACAGGCTGCAATAGTGGTTTCACTGCTACTTATATCCAAAAAGTTGTTAAATTTTACCAGCAACAACGTTCTCAACCCCCTTCAAGTCCGCGACCTTAAAGCGGTTATTACAGTGATTTTCAGGTAAATAAAAAACTCCATCCCCTTGCTAACGCTGCGCTATCGCAAGGGGATGGATAAACCGCCGACTGCCAATAAAATCCTATATTTAGGACTGTATCAATATGGATATTCCTCGATTCCAGTTTATTGATAAATTTTATCAACAATTATTACTGATAGTTAAACCAAACACCTCAGTTATTGATGTCATGCATCAGATGAATCAAACCCAGGCTAGTTGTGCGCTGGTTGTAGAGCAGCAACAATTAGTTGGGATTTTCACCCAAAGGGATGTGGTGCGGGGGATGTGTAATATCAAGCATTTACATGGCTATACTCAGCATACCACATTTGAGGAAATAACAATTGCTGAATTTATGAACCAACCGGTAATCACCTTGAGCGAGAGGGAAGCAGAGGATCTCGCTACTGTTATAGAGCGATTTCAGCAGTACCGCATTCATCACTTACCCGTGATTGACAATGGGGGACAGGTGCTAAGGGTGATCACGCCCCCTGAAGTGATTGAGAGGCTGTGTGAATCAATTTTGGATTTTGGATACTTCTCTACGAACGCGAGTGCGTGTCGCAGACAGAGGCTACGCCAACGACTTAAGAGCGGGACGCCGAAGGCTACGCTCAGTACAAGTTTTAGATTGACCCCATGCATGAATGCAGGGGCTTCAATTGAAATTTTTTGATACTTCTCTACGAACGCGAGTGCGTGTCGCAGACAGAGGCTACGCCAACGACTTAAGAGCGGGCGCCGAAGGCTACGCTCAGTACAAGTTTTGGATTTTAGATTTATTAAGCGAATAAATTCGGGGGCTTCAGACCAGTTTAGATTTTAAATTTTGAATCTTCAATTCCATTATTTAAAATCTAAAATCTAAAATTCGGTAAGCGTGGTCTATTGATTTTGACCAAGGCTGGGACATTCTACATCAAGCAAATATGATGTTCTGGTCAAGTTGGTACTAATTCACCTGGACGCAACTTTGACCACTTACCGGTTTCCCGCTGAAAGCTGAGACAACCGACCACATCCCATTCCATTTCAATCACATCTTCTTTGGTGCGGATGTTCACGTTGATCGAAGGTTCGTTGGGATCGAAATCTGGTGCTTCGGTCAAGTGAGGCTGTTGGTGCTGTGCTTCTACGGCATGGTAGGTTACACAGGTGTCTACATAGTGGCAGTTCACACAAATACACATAATAGAACCAACTCCAGAGGCCTTTATTATTAATGTAGCTTATGTTAACCTATAATCCAAAATCTATCATGACGAATGATATCATGTTGGGTTGATCGCTTATAAAATGTCATTGCAAGCGTAGCGAAGCAATCGCAAGGGACGGGATTGCTTCTGGAGCAGACGCTACGTGAACGCTTCTCTACGAGAGGCTACGCCAACGCTCGCAATGACAAGTATTTATCCGAACATGATATGAGGAATGACAACCGTTAATGGATTTTCCTGCAGTTTCTATCTTCGCGCCCGAAACTTGGCCTTTTAGCCTAGAATTATTGCCACAACCTGCTTACATGGTAGGTGGTGCGGTTCGAGATGCGATTCTCAACAGAAGGCGCCAATATGTGGATCTCGATTTTGTGATTCCATCCAATGCGGTGAAGATAGCTAGAGCAATTGCTCAACATTACAAAGCTGGTTTTGTCTTACTCGATGCGGAACGACAAATAGCCCGTGTGGTCTTTCCTCACGCTACTGTTGATATTGCCCAGCAGGA
The Gloeotrichia echinulata CP02 DNA segment above includes these coding regions:
- a CDS encoding NAD-binding protein, producing the protein MVGAIALGGVFLIGTLWYWLVEGWPWQDAAYMTVITLATVGYGEIHPLGNRGRLFTIALILMGVINIGYIVNRFTEAVIQGYFQEGIRLRQQRRIMESLSGHYIICGFSRTGRQIAKEFRAEGVPFVVIDSEVESVQRSQIEGYVVYQGDATLDESLLAVGIERATCIVAALPSDAENLYTVLSAKTLNPGIRAIARASTEEALQKLQRGGADAVISPYITGGKRMAAAALRPQVLDFVDGILTGADRQLYMEEFLLDPAFCPFVGQSLQKAKLRSQSGALVLAIRRADGTLIGGPTGDTVLMRGDTLICMGTADQLRSLNQILGPISSKPLRRPKKG
- a CDS encoding DUF5615 family PIN-like protein, translated to MARLYADEMFPRKVSELLRTMGHNVLTVQEAGKANLGIPDDEVLAFAISDNRTVITLNRQDFIKLHKSSPEHLSIIVCTNDTDRSRMATRINEAINPEEPLTGKLIRVVRPTSR
- a CDS encoding glycogen debranching protein, yielding MTIWVNEQIDPSGMIHACIACCNESQANDCHQSFEKNLSENQKRSGWIARLRIVDSWDEVPVNALKLD
- a CDS encoding transposase — protein: MITLKFKLYEHKRNRHLKRMINAAGVIYNHCIALHKRYYRMWGKHLNCAKLQSHIAKLRNRHQFWQSIGSQAVQDICQRIEKAYQLFFKHNKKGVRPPNFKKVKKYKSFTLKQAGYKLLSGNRIKIANRVYQFWKSREVEGKIKTLTIKRTALGELFMVIVVDNELEPEIKSTTGKIAGFDFGLKTFLTCSDGTLIDSPQFLKQSLNAIKKASKNHSKKVKRSNNRERARKNLVRQHENVCNRRRDWFWKLAHELTDKFDVLCFETLNLKGMQRLWGRKISDVAFGEFLQILSWVTKKKNKQLVYIDQWYPSSKTCSHCGHILENLDLSIRQWRCPSCQSINGRDENAARNIQMVGASTIGLGDVRLARASNCCLTPESPPF
- a CDS encoding MotA/TolQ/ExbB proton channel family protein, with amino-acid sequence MEISNLFTAGGLVMWPLLGFSVLAVALIIERITFWVKINNRQNRVVREVLQLYRLDNVVGALDKLQKNTDLPMARIFLAALELEEATPEEFRLALESEAQAEIPLLKRFQNIFDTIIGLAPLLGLLGTVLGLITSFASLNIGDVGGSKTAGVTSGISEALVSTASGLVVAIFTLFFANSFRGLYQRQIAWIQEYGGQLELLYRRRYERGDKSYAPTR
- a CDS encoding aspartate aminotransferase family protein, producing MSRQTLVGEATIPPKSDSAASSPFDTVSFDAAVMSTYGRFPLALERGAGSRVWDTQGREYLDFVAGIATCTLGHAHPAMVAAVIGQIQKLHHVSNLYYIPEQGELAKWIIQHSCADRVFFCNSGAEANEAAIKLARKYAHTVLDIEQPIILTAHASFHGRTLATVTATGQPKYQKYFDPLVPGFHYVPYNDIGAVETAISELDEGDYRVAAILLEPLQGEGGVRPGDVAYFQRLRQICDETGVLLIFDEVQVGMGRTGKLWGYEHLGVEPDIFTSAKGLGGGIPIGAMMSKKFCDIFQPGEHASTFGGNPFVCGVALAVCQTLEKENILQNVQERGIQLRDGLSAIAAKYPNHISEVRGWGLINGLELKADIPLTALEIVKAAIDEGVLLVPAGPKVVRFVPPLIVTEAEVNLALQAVEKAIATLTK
- the tsaB gene encoding tRNA (adenosine(37)-N6)-threonylcarbamoyltransferase complex dimerization subunit type 1 TsaB produces the protein MTTRLKNLEATKFALALHTTTPELGLAISNFAGETRSNVWNLGRDLSSQIHQYLIEFIQPQTWSDLAFLAVAKGPGGFTGNRIGVVLARTLGQQLDIPVFAVSTMGAVAWTQKLRIENKDSTMNNVIAVEMPAQRGQVFAAIYQPTPDGSGLTALLPDTVFTPEAWQETLANWQTSYQLIEAKSGLAATVTSILELAHLDWQQGKRPHWSEALPYYGQHPV
- a CDS encoding methylmalonic aciduria and homocystinuria type D protein — protein: MVNYSPVYISEQSCPINLVGKTGQAIQISIHSPSQYICANCERILPDWKQQPFLWVVIVLQQSQYPLVESTAFIEIEKERLREKFMRFGCDLAFNLRDRGYVTDLIDPRTGYPLLSHPGTVPHDDTAVVKALLKYPVIHNKCSVLVHPDWGTAVYPSILLSEAPPILIEEITKCIAPMHGWKELGVRS
- a CDS encoding CBS domain-containing protein, with product MDIPRFQFIDKFYQQLLLIVKPNTSVIDVMHQMNQTQASCALVVEQQQLVGIFTQRDVVRGMCNIKHLHGYTQHTTFEEITIAEFMNQPVITLSEREAEDLATVIERFQQYRIHHLPVIDNGGQVLRVITPPEVIERLCESILDFGYFSTNASACRRQRLRQRLKSGTPKATLSTSFRLTPCMNAGASIEIF
- a CDS encoding biopolymer transporter ExbD; this encodes MRLPDEPDIPAQINIVPMIDVIFAILTFFIMSTLYLTRSEGLPVNLPKAASAQQQQQRSTEPITVTVDATGNISLNRKPVPLDGLANQVRGLIGANAEGLVIINADERVNHGQVVAVMDRLRQVQGAKLAIATQKP
- a CDS encoding Ycf34 family protein, whose protein sequence is MCICVNCHYVDTCVTYHAVEAQHQQPHLTEAPDFDPNEPSINVNIRTKEDVIEMEWDVVGCLSFQRETGKWSKLRPGELVPT